One segment of Marvinbryantia formatexigens DSM 14469 DNA contains the following:
- a CDS encoding recombinase family protein, whose protein sequence is MKQQIYNTALYLRLSRDDELQGESSSITTQRSMLRLYAKEHHLNVIDEYIDDGWSGTNFDRPSFQRMIEDIEAGKINCVVTKDLSRLGRNYIMTGQYTELYFPSHNVRYIAIDDGVDSEKGESEIAPFKNIINEWVARDTSRKVKSAFKTKFAEGAHYGAYAPLGYKKHPDIKGKLLVDEETKWIVEKIFSLAYQGYGSAKITKILREEKVPTASWLNFTRYGTFAHIFEGKPESKRYEWTIAHVKAILKSEVYIGNSVHNRQSTISFKSKKKVRKPESEWFRVENTHEPIIDKEVFYRVQEQIKSRRRQTKEKATPIFAGLVKCADCGWSMRFATNKANKTPYSYYACSFYGQFGKGYCSMHYIRYDVLYQAVLERLQYWAKAVQQDEEKVLNKIQKVGNAERIREKKKKANALKKAENRQNEIDRLFAKMYEDRACEKITERNFIMLSGKYQKEQIELEQQITSLREELSKMEQDMVGAEKWIELIKEYSVPKELTVPLLNAMIEKILIHEATTNEENERIQEIEIYYRFIGKVD, encoded by the coding sequence ATGAAACAACAGATTTACAATACTGCACTTTATCTTAGGTTGAGCCGAGATGATGAATTACAAGGCGAAAGTTCAAGCATTACCACACAAAGAAGTATGTTGCGTCTATATGCAAAAGAACATCATTTGAATGTGATTGATGAATATATTGATGACGGCTGGTCGGGGACAAATTTTGACAGACCGAGCTTTCAAAGAATGATTGAGGATATAGAGGCAGGAAAAATCAACTGTGTTGTAACAAAAGACTTATCACGACTTGGTAGAAACTATATTATGACAGGACAATATACAGAATTGTATTTTCCCAGCCATAATGTCCGTTACATAGCGATTGACGACGGTGTAGACAGCGAAAAAGGCGAAAGTGAGATTGCACCATTCAAGAACATCATCAATGAATGGGTGGCAAGAGATACGAGCCGTAAAGTGAAATCAGCGTTTAAGACAAAATTTGCGGAGGGTGCTCATTATGGGGCTTATGCTCCGTTAGGATATAAGAAACACCCCGACATCAAAGGGAAACTGTTGGTTGATGAGGAAACAAAATGGATTGTTGAAAAAATCTTCTCCCTAGCCTATCAAGGTTACGGTAGTGCAAAAATCACAAAAATACTGCGAGAAGAAAAAGTCCCGACAGCGTCTTGGCTGAATTTTACAAGGTATGGTACTTTTGCACATATCTTTGAGGGAAAGCCCGAAAGTAAGCGTTATGAGTGGACGATCGCTCATGTCAAGGCAATATTAAAAAGTGAAGTCTATATAGGAAACAGCGTTCATAATCGACAATCAACCATTTCTTTCAAAAGCAAGAAGAAAGTACGAAAGCCCGAAAGCGAATGGTTTCGAGTAGAAAACACGCACGAACCTATTATTGACAAGGAAGTGTTCTATCGTGTGCAAGAGCAGATAAAATCAAGACGCAGACAGACAAAGGAAAAGGCAACGCCGATATTTGCAGGGCTTGTCAAGTGTGCGGATTGTGGCTGGTCTATGCGGTTTGCGACAAATAAGGCAAATAAAACGCCATACAGTTATTATGCTTGCAGTTTCTACGGACAGTTTGGCAAAGGTTATTGTTCTATGCACTATATCCGCTATGATGTGCTGTATCAAGCTGTATTGGAACGATTGCAGTATTGGGCTAAGGCAGTACAGCAGGACGAAGAAAAGGTATTGAACAAAATACAGAAAGTCGGCAATGCAGAGCGAATACGGGAAAAGAAGAAAAAGGCAAATGCTTTGAAGAAAGCCGAGAACCGACAAAATGAGATTGACCGTTTATTTGCGAAAATGTATGAAGATAGAGCCTGTGAGAAGATAACAGAACGAAACTTCATTATGCTGTCGGGGAAATATCAAAAGGAACAGATAGAACTGGAACAGCAGATAACAAGCCTAAGAGAAGAATTAAGTAAAATGGAACAGGATATGGTAGGTGCTGAAAAGTGGATAGAGTTAATCAAGGAATATTCCGTACCAAAGGAACTGACAGTACCGTTATTAAATGCAATGATAGAAAAAATACTCATTCACGAAGCAACAACGAATGAGGAGAACGAAAGAATACAGGAAATAGAGATATACTATCGATTTATTGGAAAAGTAGACTGA
- a CDS encoding tetratricopeptide repeat protein has product MADLFEVSIDALIGYQFRNNDRQNVIARLKQYLHDRSSEDVYADIEKSLQRYPNCFEMAYYSARIYRVRGLCQNKPEYSRRALALYQRACMMIGQNTDPEVSEISVRNEMADIYLTLGEYDKCLEILKQYNPCRLNHPLIGQTLASACDDPKGALPYLSMALLDLTRTHMSIVTGYLNVYCKTGNYQDALLLVDWALAFYPGLRVPGKRSYMDKSEAILWAVRAEVLLSLNKKEDAINSLRQAKKIALLFDEAPSYDASNIRFFSCGTPATAFDDLGETAIIGIDNLILKHEKNELSDLWRRVKDESQTQICQ; this is encoded by the coding sequence ATGGCGGATTTGTTTGAGGTATCCATTGATGCGCTGATAGGATATCAGTTCCGGAACAACGACAGACAAAATGTGATCGCAAGATTAAAGCAGTATCTCCACGACAGAAGCAGCGAAGATGTTTACGCAGATATTGAAAAATCGCTGCAGCGCTATCCGAATTGTTTTGAGATGGCCTATTACAGCGCGCGGATATATCGTGTAAGAGGTCTTTGTCAGAATAAACCCGAATACTCCAGAAGAGCGCTTGCTCTGTATCAACGTGCGTGTATGATGATTGGACAGAATACCGACCCGGAGGTCAGCGAAATCTCTGTCCGCAATGAAATGGCAGATATTTACCTCACGCTTGGTGAATATGATAAATGTCTGGAAATATTGAAACAGTACAATCCCTGCCGCTTAAATCATCCGCTTATCGGGCAGACACTGGCATCCGCCTGCGATGACCCGAAAGGAGCTTTGCCGTATTTATCAATGGCGCTGCTCGACTTAACCAGAACGCATATGTCAATCGTTACGGGATATCTCAATGTCTATTGTAAAACCGGGAATTATCAGGACGCACTGCTTCTTGTGGACTGGGCGCTTGCATTCTACCCCGGACTGCGGGTTCCCGGAAAACGAAGCTACATGGACAAAAGTGAAGCAATTCTCTGGGCAGTCCGGGCGGAGGTTCTATTGTCACTTAATAAAAAAGAGGATGCCATAAACAGTCTCCGTCAGGCAAAAAAGATTGCACTGCTGTTTGACGAAGCGCCCAGCTATGACGCATCAAACATTCGCTTTTTCTCCTGCGGGACACCTGCAACCGCTTTCGATGATTTAGGAGAAACTGCAATCATCGGGATTGACAATCTCATATTGAAACATGAAAAAAACGAATTATCTGATTTATGGAGGAGGGTCAAAGATGAATCACAAACACAAATCTGCCAGTAA
- a CDS encoding ABC transporter ATP-binding protein gives MNHKHKSASKKYIAQFYKKNHASFLIALISSLLTAALNLWIAWMLQQMVDFVSGVSGAFGLPVLVWYVVSVVAAILLLKTMSYFSRPHFMEKAMRQYKDYAFHKLTQKNISAFYVENTANYISAFSNDAATVENGYLDMQFNILSNIFMLTGALLMMLMYHPLMTVIARAFFLLPIGVSYITGNRMETAERNISEKNSKLIATLKDSLSGFSIIKSFKAENAIFDLFAHNNTAAEQAKCKKRKLITVIGCLASVAGITAQLGTFLAGAWLASSGQDITPGILIAFINLTAYVIQPIQELPEQLASRKAAIALIDKLADSLEGNVRDEGMHIPNQLNTGITMKNVTFGYDAECDVLHNISTAFDAGKKYAIVGTSGSGKSTLLNLLMASHGNYSGQICYDGQEVKDISSESLYDIVSMIQQNVFIFNASIRDNITMFHEFPAAEVERAIELSGLSKLIKERGEDYLCGENGSGLSGGEKQRISIARSLLKKTKVLLVDEATAALDTETACQVSGAILGLEGVTGIVVTHALNETLLRQYDGIITLKNGSIVESGTFDELIAEKGYFYSLFTISQ, from the coding sequence ATGAATCACAAACACAAATCTGCCAGTAAAAAATATATCGCCCAGTTTTACAAAAAGAATCATGCTTCCTTTTTGATTGCCCTGATTTCCTCACTGCTGACTGCCGCTCTCAACCTCTGGATTGCATGGATGCTGCAGCAGATGGTTGATTTTGTATCGGGTGTTTCCGGCGCTTTTGGGTTGCCTGTTTTAGTCTGGTACGTTGTCAGCGTGGTCGCAGCGATTCTTCTTCTGAAAACAATGAGTTACTTTTCCCGGCCGCATTTTATGGAAAAGGCGATGAGACAATATAAGGATTACGCATTCCATAAGCTGACCCAGAAGAACATTTCCGCATTTTATGTTGAAAATACCGCGAATTACATATCTGCATTTTCCAATGATGCCGCGACCGTTGAGAATGGTTATTTGGATATGCAATTCAACATTTTGTCTAACATTTTCATGCTGACCGGTGCATTACTGATGATGCTTATGTATCATCCGCTGATGACAGTTATTGCCCGCGCATTTTTCCTGCTGCCCATTGGCGTATCCTATATCACAGGGAACCGCATGGAAACAGCGGAAAGAAACATATCCGAGAAAAACAGTAAGTTAATTGCCACATTAAAAGACAGCCTGAGCGGTTTCTCTATAATCAAAAGCTTCAAGGCGGAAAATGCCATCTTTGATTTGTTTGCACATAACAACACCGCCGCAGAACAAGCCAAATGTAAAAAGCGGAAGCTGATAACGGTCATCGGCTGTCTGGCAAGCGTGGCAGGGATTACCGCACAGCTCGGAACGTTTTTAGCCGGTGCCTGGCTCGCTTCATCCGGTCAGGATATCACACCGGGCATACTGATTGCTTTTATTAATCTGACAGCTTATGTGATTCAGCCAATCCAGGAACTGCCGGAACAGCTCGCATCGAGAAAAGCGGCAATCGCACTGATTGACAAACTCGCTGATTCTCTGGAAGGCAATGTACGTGATGAAGGTATGCACATTCCAAATCAGTTAAACACCGGGATTACGATGAAAAATGTTACGTTTGGTTATGATGCAGAATGTGATGTTCTGCACAATATCAGCACTGCCTTCGATGCCGGGAAAAAATACGCAATCGTGGGAACCTCCGGCAGCGGAAAATCTACGCTTCTGAATTTGCTTATGGCGAGTCACGGAAACTACTCCGGACAAATCTGCTATGACGGACAGGAAGTAAAGGACATCAGCAGTGAATCGCTGTATGACATCGTTTCGATGATTCAGCAGAATGTCTTTATTTTCAACGCCTCTATCCGCGATAATATCACGATGTTCCATGAGTTTCCGGCGGCGGAGGTGGAGCGGGCAATCGAGCTTTCCGGCCTGTCAAAACTGATAAAGGAGCGTGGTGAGGACTATCTCTGCGGAGAGAATGGCAGCGGATTGTCCGGAGGCGAAAAACAGCGTATCTCCATTGCCCGCAGCCTGCTCAAAAAGACAAAGGTGCTTCTTGTTGACGAGGCAACCGCAGCCCTGGATACCGAAACCGCCTGTCAGGTATCAGGTGCGATTCTCGGACTGGAAGGGGTAACGGGTATCGTGGTTACGCACGCCCTTAATGAGACTCTGCTCAGACAATACGATGGCATTATTACGCTGAAAAATGGCTCGATTGTTGAATCGGGAACTTTCGATGAACTGATTGCAGAGAAAGGATATTTCTATTCGCTGTTTACGATTTCCCAGTGA
- a CDS encoding shikimate dehydrogenase, with product MITGRTRLTGLLGSPVAHSISPLMHNKAFQLLGLDYAYLCFEAKEADMEEAIKSLKFLNARGFNCTMPVKIRMCELADRLSPAAEIIGAVNTVVIEDGVLTGHNTDGIGYMAALREASVDVIGKKMVLLGGGGAATAIAVQAALDGVSQLSLFNRRGRSWQRAQKLADTLNDRTGCRVSLFDIADSSTLKKELADSYLLTNATPVGMAPDTGVSPVPDVTMLHEELIVSDVIYNPRRTKLMEDAQSRGCRTCNGLYMLLYQGAEAFRLWTGCDMPVEEIKAEFFC from the coding sequence ATGATTACCGGACGCACACGTCTGACCGGGCTTCTTGGAAGTCCGGTCGCGCACAGCATTTCCCCCTTGATGCACAATAAAGCCTTCCAGCTTCTGGGGCTTGACTATGCGTATCTTTGCTTTGAAGCGAAGGAAGCAGATATGGAAGAGGCGATAAAGTCACTTAAATTTTTGAACGCACGCGGCTTCAACTGCACGATGCCGGTAAAAATCCGCATGTGCGAGCTTGCCGACAGGCTTTCCCCCGCCGCGGAAATCATCGGCGCTGTCAATACGGTCGTCATTGAGGACGGCGTTCTGACCGGACACAATACCGATGGCATCGGCTATATGGCGGCACTCCGGGAGGCTTCGGTAGATGTTATTGGGAAAAAAATGGTGCTCCTGGGCGGCGGCGGCGCAGCCACGGCGATTGCCGTGCAGGCTGCTCTCGACGGAGTTTCACAGCTTTCGCTCTTTAACCGCAGGGGACGTTCCTGGCAACGCGCGCAGAAGCTTGCGGATACCTTGAATGACCGCACCGGCTGCCGCGTTTCCCTGTTTGATATTGCCGACAGCAGTACGTTAAAAAAAGAGCTGGCTGACAGCTATCTTCTCACCAACGCGACGCCCGTCGGCATGGCGCCGGATACCGGTGTCAGCCCGGTTCCGGACGTCACAATGCTCCATGAGGAGCTGATTGTCTCCGATGTCATTTATAATCCGCGCCGGACAAAATTGATGGAAGACGCCCAGAGCCGCGGCTGCCGCACATGCAACGGATTGTATATGTTACTCTACCAGGGCGCGGAAGCATTTCGTCTCTGGACAGGATGTGACATGCCGGTGGAGGAAATCAAGGCAGAATTTTTCTGCTAA
- a CDS encoding Mur ligase family protein yields the protein MITTHDVERILREQGLLCRADKNEEAAPVTWVTCDSREVIPGTLFICKGAEFLPEYLLEAVAYGCIAYMSEERWGTPKTVRGFVVKDIRRAMAVVSAAFFEYEPEALKLTGITGTKGKTTTAWYLRAMLDEWQQEKGKKKTGLISSVENFDGNCRSDAVMTTPEAPVLYELIARVRAAGSEYMTIETSSQALKYHRVDGLHFQVGIFLNISEDHISPGEHRDFEDYFQSKLSLLRQCGTACVNLDSDYAQQILKEARKAQRVVTFGQHHEAQLRYRILPEKDGKQTFEVTCPQFTEQFSLKMRGSFNIENAVAAIAAAQVYGVPVHCMQKALAETTVPGRMEVFESGDKKVCAIVDYAHNQLSFQKLFQTVFQEYRSFHRIITVFGCPGGKALNRRRELGVLAGMFSDYVYVTSDDPGMEDESRIADEVGSYVEMAGGACDCIADRRIAIRSALEKAGSGTEKTLVLVLGRGSEKFQRIGRRLYAYPTDANIVRELMAAH from the coding sequence TTGAGGGAGCAGGGGCTTCTCTGCCGTGCGGATAAAAATGAAGAGGCGGCGCCGGTTACGTGGGTTACGTGTGATTCCAGAGAAGTAATTCCCGGCACGCTCTTTATCTGCAAGGGGGCGGAGTTTCTGCCGGAATACCTGCTGGAGGCTGTGGCGTATGGCTGCATTGCCTATATGAGCGAGGAACGCTGGGGAACGCCGAAAACAGTCAGAGGCTTTGTGGTAAAAGATATCCGGCGCGCGATGGCGGTGGTGTCGGCGGCATTTTTTGAATATGAGCCGGAGGCGCTGAAGCTCACAGGAATCACCGGAACCAAGGGAAAGACGACGACGGCGTGGTATCTGCGGGCGATGCTGGATGAATGGCAGCAGGAAAAGGGCAAAAAGAAAACGGGGCTTATTTCCAGTGTGGAAAATTTTGACGGAAACTGCCGCTCGGATGCGGTGATGACGACGCCGGAGGCGCCGGTGCTTTATGAGCTGATCGCGCGGGTGAGGGCGGCAGGAAGCGAATACATGACGATTGAGACCTCCAGCCAGGCGCTGAAGTATCACCGGGTGGACGGGCTGCATTTCCAGGTGGGTATTTTTCTGAATATATCGGAGGACCATATCAGTCCGGGCGAACATCGGGATTTTGAAGATTATTTCCAGTCGAAGCTGTCTCTGCTCAGACAGTGCGGTACGGCGTGCGTGAACCTGGACAGCGATTATGCGCAGCAGATTCTGAAAGAAGCGCGGAAGGCGCAGCGCGTGGTGACGTTCGGGCAGCATCATGAGGCGCAGCTCCGCTACCGGATTCTGCCGGAAAAGGACGGAAAGCAGACCTTTGAAGTCACCTGTCCGCAGTTTACGGAGCAGTTTTCGCTGAAAATGAGGGGGAGCTTTAATATAGAAAACGCTGTGGCTGCGATTGCCGCCGCACAGGTGTACGGTGTACCGGTACACTGTATGCAAAAAGCGCTGGCGGAAACGACCGTTCCGGGAAGAATGGAGGTCTTTGAAAGCGGGGATAAGAAGGTCTGCGCGATTGTGGATTATGCGCACAATCAGCTCAGCTTCCAGAAGCTGTTCCAGACGGTATTCCAGGAATACCGGAGCTTTCACCGGATTATCACGGTGTTTGGCTGTCCGGGCGGCAAGGCGCTCAACCGCCGCAGGGAGCTCGGCGTGCTGGCGGGGATGTTCTCGGATTATGTTTATGTGACATCGGACGACCCCGGCATGGAGGATGAGAGCAGGATCGCCGACGAGGTGGGCAGCTATGTGGAAATGGCAGGGGGAGCCTGCGACTGCATAGCGGACCGCAGAATCGCCATCCGCAGCGCGCTGGAGAAAGCCGGTTCCGGAACGGAAAAAACGCTGGTTCTCGTTCTGGGAAGAGGCAGCGAAAAGTTCCAGAGAATCGGACGGCGGCTCTATGCCTATCCCACCGACGCCAACATTGTGCGGGAGCTGATGGCGGCGCACTGA